From a region of the Alnus glutinosa chromosome 1, dhAlnGlut1.1, whole genome shotgun sequence genome:
- the LOC133858323 gene encoding SKP1-like protein 21 isoform X2, producing MSEGSMAVVKPEMKSYIWLQTVDGSLQQVEEEVAMFCPMICREVIQTGMGSSKTYAISLPQRVNPAILGLILDYCRFHQVPGRSNKERKTFDEKFIRMDTKRLCELTSAADSLQLKPLVDLTSRALARIIEGKSPEEIRETFHLPDDLTEEEKLEPLRNITDDPRIRLLNRLYARKRKELKEREKLKNVEVEEERVDDRSVDDLLSFINGGDGDTKGARTNKNKKKNRRRKDQSKDSSLNNVNGNHNKELLDLPSACHDDEVINVVLASPSTSSKLQDSAAVTFSPKLEFEDVDIDDDLDPAMKEELDREVEDFARRLNSDWPERMQEILSLGQERRFMPISLNGNGSMGRYTSLDQR from the exons ATGTCAGAAGGTTCCATGGCCGTAGTTAAGCCTGAG ATGAAATCATACATTTGGCTTCAAACTGTTGATGGTTCACTCCAACAAGTGGAAGAAGAAGTTGCCATGTTTTGCCCCATGATATGCCGAGAAGTAATTCAGACAGGCATGGGATCTTCCAAAACCTATGCTATATCACTTCCACAACGAGTTAATCCTGCTATCTTGGGCTTAATTCTTGATTACTGTCGATTTCACCAAGTACCAGGTCGTTCTAATAAG GAGCGCAAAACTTTTGATGAAAAATTTATCCGGATGGATACAAAAAGGTTATGTGAGTTGACATCTGCAGCTGACAGCCTCCAATTGAAGCCTTTAGTTGATCTCACAAGCAGAGCACTTGCTCGGATTATTGAAGGAAAATCTCCTGAGGAGATACGTGAAACATTTCATTTACCCGATGACCTCACAGAG GAAGAGAAGTTAGAGCCCCTAAGAAACATCACTGATGACCCACGTATTCGGCTTTTGAATCGATTGTATgcaagaaagaggaaagaattaaaagagagagagaaattgaag AATGTCGAGGTTGAGGAGGAGCGTGTGGATGACCGCTCAGTTGATGATCTCTTGTCATTTATAAATGGTGGAGATGGAG ATACAAAGGGAGCGAGAACcaataagaataaaaagaaaaatcggAGGAGAAAAGATCAATCAAAGGATTCTTCTTTAAACAATGTAAATGGAAACCATAATAAG GAGTTGCTTGATCTTCCATCTGCTTGCCATGATGATGAGGTTATCAATGTTGTATTGGCGTCTCCTAGTACAAGTTCAAAGTTGCAAGATTCTGCCGCTGTGACTTTTTCCCCGAAGCTTGAATTTGAGGATGTTGATATTGATGATGATTTAGATCCTGCAATGAAGGAGGAGCTTGATAG GGAAGTGGAGGATTTTGCACGAAGATTAAATTCAGATTGGCCAGAAAGAATGCAGGAAATTTTATCTTTGGGCCAAGAAAGAAGGTTTATGCCTATTTCTTTAAATGGCAATGGTTCCATGGGTAGATATACAA
- the LOC133858322 gene encoding short-chain dehydrogenase TIC 32, chloroplastic-like: MWPFHRKGPSGFSSSSTAEEVTQGIDGTGLTAIVTGASSGIGTETTRVLALRGAHVVMGVRNMAAGEDVKKAIVKEIPSAKVDAMELDLSSMASVRKFASDFNSSGLPLNILINNAGVMATPFMLSKDNIELQFATNHLGHFLLTNLLLDTMKRTARKSSKEGRIVNVSSGAHRFSYREGIRFDQINDKSGYSSWAAYGQSKLANVLHANELARCLKEDGVDITANSLHPGAISTNLFRHNNIVNSLVHSLGRFVLKNVQQGAATTCYVALHPQVKGVSGEFFSDSNLSKANSHGRNMELAKKLWDFSMNLIR; encoded by the exons ATGTGGCCGTTTCACAGAAAAGGGCCATCAGGGTTTTCGTCTTCCTCCACAGCAGAGGAAGTTACTCAAGGGATTGATGGGACGGGTCTCACTGCCATTGTTACAG GAGCATCTAGTGGTATTGGCACTGAAACTACACGAGTTCTTGCATTGCGTGGTGCCCACGTAGTTATGGGGGTCAGGAATATGGCTGCTGGTGAAGATGTCAAAAAAGCAATAGTTAAGGAAATCCCCAGTGCTAAAGTTGATGCCATGGAGTTAGATCTTAGCTCAATGGCATCCGTAAGGAAATTCGCATCAGATTTCAATTCCTCCGGTCTTCCACTGAACATCCTAAT CAACAATGCAGGAGTTATGGCAACACCATTCATGCTCTCCAAAGATAACATAGAACTACAGTTCGCAACAAATCACTTAG GTCATTTTCTTTTGACAAATCTTTTGTTGGACACTATGAAAAGAACAGCACGTAAAAGCAGCAAGGAAGGAAGAATTGTTAATGTTTCGTCTGGGGCTCACCGGTTCTCCTACCGTGAAGGAATCCGTTTTGatcaaataaatgataaatctGG GTATAGCAGTTGGGCTGCATATGGCCAATCAAAGCTTGCCAATGTTTTGCATGCCAATGAGCTTGCAAGATGTTTGAAG GAAGATGGGGTGGATATAACGGCAAATTCACTTCACCCGGGAGCAATCAGTACCAATCTTTTTCGTCATAACAACATTGTGAACA GTCTTGTTCATAGCCTTGGTAGATTTGTGCTTAAAAATGTTCAGCAG GGAGCTGCTACAACATGCTATGTGGCACTGCATCCTCAAGTCAAGGGGGTGAGTGGCGAATTCTTTTCGGACAGTAACTTATCCAAGGCAAACTCACATGGTAGGAACATGGAGTTGGCAAAGAAACTCTGGGATTTCAGCATGAATTTGATTAGATGA
- the LOC133858323 gene encoding SKP1-like protein 21 isoform X1, whose product MESCSCSLNVEYLERKMKSYIWLQTVDGSLQQVEEEVAMFCPMICREVIQTGMGSSKTYAISLPQRVNPAILGLILDYCRFHQVPGRSNKERKTFDEKFIRMDTKRLCELTSAADSLQLKPLVDLTSRALARIIEGKSPEEIRETFHLPDDLTEEEKLEPLRNITDDPRIRLLNRLYARKRKELKEREKLKNVEVEEERVDDRSVDDLLSFINGGDGDTKGARTNKNKKKNRRRKDQSKDSSLNNVNGNHNKELLDLPSACHDDEVINVVLASPSTSSKLQDSAAVTFSPKLEFEDVDIDDDLDPAMKEELDREVEDFARRLNSDWPERMQEILSLGQERRFMPISLNGNGSMGRYTSLDQR is encoded by the exons ATGgaaagttgttcttgctctcttAATGTGGAGTACTTAGAGAGAAAG ATGAAATCATACATTTGGCTTCAAACTGTTGATGGTTCACTCCAACAAGTGGAAGAAGAAGTTGCCATGTTTTGCCCCATGATATGCCGAGAAGTAATTCAGACAGGCATGGGATCTTCCAAAACCTATGCTATATCACTTCCACAACGAGTTAATCCTGCTATCTTGGGCTTAATTCTTGATTACTGTCGATTTCACCAAGTACCAGGTCGTTCTAATAAG GAGCGCAAAACTTTTGATGAAAAATTTATCCGGATGGATACAAAAAGGTTATGTGAGTTGACATCTGCAGCTGACAGCCTCCAATTGAAGCCTTTAGTTGATCTCACAAGCAGAGCACTTGCTCGGATTATTGAAGGAAAATCTCCTGAGGAGATACGTGAAACATTTCATTTACCCGATGACCTCACAGAG GAAGAGAAGTTAGAGCCCCTAAGAAACATCACTGATGACCCACGTATTCGGCTTTTGAATCGATTGTATgcaagaaagaggaaagaattaaaagagagagagaaattgaag AATGTCGAGGTTGAGGAGGAGCGTGTGGATGACCGCTCAGTTGATGATCTCTTGTCATTTATAAATGGTGGAGATGGAG ATACAAAGGGAGCGAGAACcaataagaataaaaagaaaaatcggAGGAGAAAAGATCAATCAAAGGATTCTTCTTTAAACAATGTAAATGGAAACCATAATAAG GAGTTGCTTGATCTTCCATCTGCTTGCCATGATGATGAGGTTATCAATGTTGTATTGGCGTCTCCTAGTACAAGTTCAAAGTTGCAAGATTCTGCCGCTGTGACTTTTTCCCCGAAGCTTGAATTTGAGGATGTTGATATTGATGATGATTTAGATCCTGCAATGAAGGAGGAGCTTGATAG GGAAGTGGAGGATTTTGCACGAAGATTAAATTCAGATTGGCCAGAAAGAATGCAGGAAATTTTATCTTTGGGCCAAGAAAGAAGGTTTATGCCTATTTCTTTAAATGGCAATGGTTCCATGGGTAGATATACAA
- the LOC133858321 gene encoding mitogen-activated protein kinase kinase kinase YODA-like, giving the protein MRSWWGKSSSKDSKKKTSKESKSFIDTLHRKFKSSSEGKVSGRSGGSRRHCSDTVSEKGSRSPLESRSPSPSKHVARCQSFAERPHAQPLPLPGVHPASVVRTDSGIGILTKPRLEKASKPFLPLPRPGCIGGRPNPADLDGDLVTASVSSGSSVDSDDPADSHHRSPQATDYDAGTRIAAGSPSSLKLREQSSTVAQINSREGKKPPNLSFSNHTSPTSPKRRPLSSHVPNLLVPYHGAFCSAPDSSMSSPSRSPMRAFGTEQATNAAFWVGKAYSDVTFVGSGNCSSPGSGQNSGHNSMGGDLSGQLFWQQNKGSPEYSPVPSPRMTSPGPSSRIHSGAVTPIHPRAGGTPTESQTSWPEDGKQQSHRLPLPPLTICNSSPFSHSNSAATSPSMSRSPGRAENPASPGSRWKKGKLLGRGTFGHVYAGFNSESGEMCAMKEVTLFSDDAKSKESAKQLMQEIALLSRLRHPNIVQYYGSETVGDKLYIYLEYVSGGSIYKLLQEYGQLGEAALRSYTQQILSGLAYLHTKNTVHRDIKGANILVDPSGRVKLADFGMAKHITGQSCPLSLKGSPYWMAPEVIRNSNGSNLAVDIWSLGCTVLEMATTKPPWSQYEGVAAMFKIGNSKELPVIPDHLSDHGKDFVRQCLQRNPNRRPTALLLLEHPFVKHAAPLERPIHGTEPSDSPVGVTDGVKALGIGQARNLSTLDSDRLTFHSSRVSKTGPHASEIHIPRNISCPVSPIGSPLLHSRSPQHLNGRMSPSPISSPRTTSGSSTPLTGCSSTIPFNHLKQSVFLQEGFGNMQKPPNGFFINGPSYHESSPDIFRGMQPGSNIFAELAPSENNVLGKQFGRPAHGDEIYDGQSVLADRVSRQLLRDHVNPSLDLRPSSSLPSHSNGI; this is encoded by the exons ATGCGTTCATGGTGGGGTAAATCATCATCCAAAGactcaaagaagaaaacaagcaaGGAAAGTAAAAGTTTCATTGACACACTACACAGAAAATTTAAGAGTTCATCTGAAGGTAAAGTAAGCGGTAGATCGGGAGGGTCTAGAAGGCACTGCAGTGACACAGTTTCAGAGAAGGGATCTCGATCTCCCCTAGAATCAAGATCGCCTTCTCCTTCCAAGCATGTGGCAAGGTGTCAAAGTTTTGCTGAAAGACCTCATGCTCAACCACTTCCTCTTCCTGGTGTACACCCCGCAAGTGTAGTTCGTACAGATTCTGGAATCGGTATATTAACCAAACCTAGGTTGGAAAAAGCCTCCAAGCCATTTCTGCCTCTTCCTAGACCTGGATGCATTGGTGGCAGGCCAAATCCTGCAGATTTAGATGGAGATTTGGTCACTGCTTCAGTTTCCAGTGGGAGTTCCGTTGATAGTGATGATCCAGCTGACTCGCATCATCGTAGTCCCCAGGCAACTGATTATGATGCCGGGACTAGAATTGCTGCAGGCAGCCCTTCAAG TTTGAAGCTCAGGGAGCAATCCTCTACCGTTGCCCAAATAAACtcaagagaaggaaaaaaaccACCTAACCTTTCCTTCAGTAATCATACTTCCCCTACATCACCTAAACGAAGACCTTTAAGCAGTCATGTGCCAAATCTACTGGTTCCTTATCATGGTGCTTTCTGCAGTGCTCCTGACAGCTCCATGTCAAGTCCTTCCAGAAGTCCAATGAGAGCATTTGGCACTGAGCAAGCTACAAATGCTGCTTTCTGGGTTGGAAAGGCTTATTCAGATGTCACTTTTGTTGGATCTGGTAATTGCTCTAGTCCGGGTTCAGGTCAAAATTCTGGGCATAATTCAATGGGAGGGGATTTGTCAGGACAGTTATTTTGGCAACAAAACAAGGGTAGCCCTGAGTATTCTCCAGTACCGAGTCCCCGAATGACTAGCCCTGGCCCAAGTTCTAGAATTCATAGTGGTGCTGTCACACCTATTCATCCTAGAGCAGGAGGAACACCCACTGAGTCACAGACGAGCTGGCCCGAGGATGGGAAACAACAAAGTCACCGTTTACCACTTCCTCCCCTAACAATTTGCAATTCTTCTCCCTTTTCTCACTCAAATTCAGCGGCAACATCTCCCTCCATGTCGCGAAGTCCAGGAAGGGCGGAGAATCCAGCAAGCCCTGGCTCGCGCtggaaaaagggaaagctgCTGGGTAGAGGCACTTTTGGGCATGTCTATGCCGGGTTTAACAG TGAAAGTGGTGAAATGTGTGCAATGAAGGAGGTTACGTTATTTTCAGACGATGCAAAGTCTAAAGAAAGCGCTAAGCAATTAATGCAG GAAATTGCTTTATTGAGCCGTTTACGACACCCAAATATTGTGCAGTATTATGGGTCTGAAACG GTGGGCGACAAACTTTATATATACCTTGAGTATGTATCTGGTGGCTCTATTTATAAACTTCTCCAAGAATATGGACAATTGGGCGAAGCAGCACTCCGGAGTTATACTCAACAAATATTGTCAGGGCTTGCATATCTACATACTAAAAATACTGTCCACAG GGATATTAAGGGAGCAAATATACTTGTCGACCCAAGTGGCCGTGTCAAGCTGGCAGACTTTGGGATGGCGAAGCAT ATTACTGGGCAGTCATGCCCATTATCACTCAAGGGAAGCCCTTACTGGATGGCACCTGAG GTTATACGGAACTCAAATGGGAGCAACCTTGCAGTGGATATCTGGAGTCTTGGGTGCACGGTTTTGGAAATGGCTACAACAAAACCACCTTGGAGCCAGTATGAAGGG GTTGCTGCCATGTTTAAGATTGGGAATAGCAAGGAACTCCCAGTAATTCCAGATCACCTCTCAGATCATGGGAAGGATTTTGTAAGGCAATGTTTGCAACGCAATCCAAATCGGCGTCCTACAGCTCTTCTGCTTTTGGAGCACCCGTTTGTGAAACATGCTGCACCATTGGAAAGACCTATTCATGGCACTGAGCCTTCAGATTCACCTGTCGGGGTTACAGATGGAGTGAAAGCTCTg GGCATTGGGCAAGCAAGAAATCTTTCCACCTTGGATTCTGATAGACTTACATTCCACTCGTCTAGAGTTTCAAAAACTGGTCCCCATGCCAG TGAGATCCATATTCCAAGGAACATATCATGTCCTGTCTCACCCATTGGAAGCCCTCTTTTGCACTCAAGGTCACCGCAACACTTGAATGGAAGAATGTCTCCTTCTCCTATATCTAGCCCACGGACCACTTCAGGCTCGTCCACACCTCTTACAGGCTGCAGTAGTACCATTCCATTTAATCACCTGAAACAGTCAGTTTTCTTGCAAGAGGGTTTTGGAAACATGCAAAAGCCCCCAAACGGTTTCTTTATCAATGGCCCATCCTATCATGAGTCAAGCCCTGACATCTTTAGAGGGATGCAACCAGGGTCTAACATCTTCGCAGAACTGGCACCCAGTGAAAATAATGTTTTGGGAAAGCAGTTTGGAAGGCCTGCTCATGGTGATGAGATATATGATGGACAGTCAGTCTTGGCTGATCGTGTGTCTAGGCAGCTCCTGAGGGATCATGTTAACCCATCACTGGATCTCAGACCCAGCTCTTCCTTGCCCAGCCACTCAAATGGTATCTAA